The genomic window ACGAGCGTGCCCCTTGTAGGCAGCCTGCTGGGTGCCAATGCTTACATGATTGCGACCGGTTTTGTGGCAACTATTTCACCAAAACCGATTAATTACATCTGGTACCTGGTTAGCTGCGGCGCTTACTTAGCGATTATTTATCTACTGGTTAAACCCTATCGCTTAGAAGCTGAACGGAAACTGCCGGGAATGGCGGGTGCCTTTCGTCGGTTGGTCACAGTCCATCTTGTGCTTTGGACTGGCTATCCTCTAGTTTGGATTCTGGGCAACACTGGCTTTAACCTGATCAGTGGTGGGGTTGAGACCATGCTTTACACGTCGCTCGACCTCGCATCTAAAGTTGGCTTTGGTTTACTCTCGCTTAACACGCTGCACACACTAGAGCAGGTGCGTGAACCTCAATTGGTTAGGAGATAAGTTCAAGCCTGTCTGGCCAGTTTCTTTAGCTCATCCGGAGCCAACTTTATGGACTAAGCTTGCAAGGGTCGAGTAGCTTGTTGTAGTAGAGGCTCGATTTGAGACTGGTTTAATCCTGATCATGGGCAGATTGGCATGCCAACAACATTGAGTAAGGTTGCTTGGTTGCACCAGAAGCGGTTGCACCATCAATCAAAATACCGATTGAGCATTTGGCTTGCACTCAGCACCACGCTAGTGCTTTTGCCCTTATTAGGAGCTCAACCAGGGCAGGCTCAGTCCGTTGCTTTTGAAGGCTGTAAGGTTGGGACTGTGCCAGTAGCAACCCTTGAAGATCCCTCACTCAACGATTTAGCCGTCGCCGTTCGCAACCCAGCGACTGGTTACCCAGAAATTCGTTATAACCGCGCTGTGGCAGCAAACATTCGCTATCGTACGCGGCTATTTTTTTACGCCCACGAGTGTGCTCACCATGTCCTAGGTCACACAGTCGGACGTGGTCGTGCCTATCCACGCGCCACTGAGCAGGAGGCTGATTGCTGGGCCATCCGCCAGCTTTACGGCTCCTATTTCAACAATGCTGACCTCAGAGTCCTACAGCAAGATCTCACGCGCTTAGGTCGGGCATCGCGAACTCATTTTGGTGGCGCACAACGGGCCAGGAACCTCAACACTTGTCTACGCCGCCGCTAATTCCTAAAGTCCCCCGAACAGGTCAGGACAGCAGTAAGTACAAATACTAAGATCTACAGGGGGAAGTTTATTGCTCACCAGAGGCTTGGCTCGCTCTTGAATATTTTCACTACGCTCGATCGTCGCCAGCGTCGGAACCTGGGAGTTCTGTTTACTGCAGGTTTATTGTTCTGGTCTAGCCTAGCTTCGCTACTGCCGGTCTTGCCGCTTTACCTTCGGGATTTAGGTGGTTCTGAGCAGCAAATTGGTCTAGTTATGGGGGCTTTTGCAGTCGGCGTCCTGCTCTGCCGCGCCTGGGTGGGCCGGTTGGCCGATCAGCGCAGTCGCAAACTGGCTCTGCTCCT from Leptolyngbya sp. FACHB-261 includes these protein-coding regions:
- a CDS encoding bacteriorhodopsin produces the protein MTQFWLWIGVIGMASGSIFFGVGAHNAKKESWRAIFILNFFITAIASALYLAMALGQGVNVIQDRTTYWVRYVTWFLSTPLLLLDLAYLGRTSVPLVGSLLGANAYMIATGFVATISPKPINYIWYLVSCGAYLAIIYLLVKPYRLEAERKLPGMAGAFRRLVTVHLVLWTGYPLVWILGNTGFNLISGGVETMLYTSLDLASKVGFGLLSLNTLHTLEQVREPQLVRR